A stretch of the Clostridium botulinum genome encodes the following:
- a CDS encoding peptide ABC transporter substrate-binding protein, whose protein sequence is MKKKVLAVLLTTALATTMLFTGCGSKQGANGAGNKSAQSGGTVNADLPEIKTLDSTQGNDQASATVLIAAFEGLTRSNNGKIELAAAKECVESSDKRTYTFKLRDLKWSDGKPVTSKDFEYAWKKLVDPKTKAPYGTFINNIVKNAEKISEGKGNKEELGIKAKDDKTLVVELERPTPFFKEVIAYPALLPLRKDIVEAQGDKYGSNPKKMVFNGPFVIESWQKGGKTVLKKNDKYYDAETVKLDKVVFQDIKELSTKYQMFSAKQMDLIGATGEYRDKLQKDAEAGKCNLKIEKAPSSFYMKFNMNGKNKLLMNPKIRLALSLAIDRETYVNKIYKRGFVSYGLIPETIKCIDKEFRKEVPEPLKAVVNERKDSKALFIEGLKELKMDPNPSKYTFNYLGQDSGAFDKQSAEYFQNQWKSKLDVNINIKLPASFSDYLTKSQAGEFDICMSGWGADYNDPSSMTEELRKDNGNNHGKYFNPKYEEICKKANVELDAVKRLELFKEAEKILIAKDAGVAPIFYKDLSGAEQKFIKGVQNPAFGGMYEFKWASIEK, encoded by the coding sequence GTGAAGAAGAAAGTACTAGCGGTATTGCTAACTACAGCTTTAGCGACAACTATGTTGTTTACTGGTTGTGGAAGCAAACAAGGGGCAAATGGTGCTGGAAATAAATCAGCACAAAGTGGAGGAACAGTAAATGCTGATCTTCCAGAAATTAAAACACTGGATTCAACTCAAGGAAATGATCAAGCATCAGCTACAGTATTAATTGCAGCTTTTGAGGGACTTACAAGATCTAATAATGGTAAAATAGAACTAGCAGCTGCAAAAGAGTGTGTAGAATCTAGTGATAAAAGAACTTATACATTTAAATTAAGGGATTTGAAATGGTCAGATGGAAAACCTGTAACATCAAAAGATTTTGAATATGCATGGAAAAAACTTGTAGATCCTAAGACTAAAGCTCCATATGGAACATTTATCAATAATATAGTTAAAAATGCTGAAAAGATATCTGAAGGAAAAGGAAATAAAGAAGAATTAGGTATTAAAGCAAAGGATGATAAAACATTAGTTGTAGAACTTGAAAGACCAACACCTTTCTTTAAAGAAGTAATAGCTTATCCGGCTCTTTTACCATTGAGAAAAGATATAGTTGAAGCACAAGGAGATAAGTATGGCTCAAATCCTAAAAAGATGGTGTTCAATGGACCTTTTGTTATTGAAAGTTGGCAAAAGGGTGGAAAAACTGTATTAAAGAAAAATGATAAATATTATGATGCTGAAACTGTAAAACTTGATAAGGTTGTGTTTCAAGATATAAAAGAACTTTCAACAAAATATCAAATGTTCTCAGCAAAACAAATGGATCTTATAGGTGCTACAGGTGAGTATAGAGATAAATTACAAAAAGATGCAGAAGCGGGGAAATGCAATTTAAAAATAGAAAAAGCACCAAGTTCATTTTATATGAAATTTAATATGAATGGAAAGAATAAACTTCTTATGAATCCTAAAATAAGACTTGCTTTATCATTAGCTATTGATAGAGAAACTTATGTAAATAAGATTTATAAAAGAGGATTTGTATCTTATGGATTAATTCCAGAAACTATTAAATGTATAGATAAAGAATTTAGAAAAGAAGTGCCAGAACCATTAAAAGCTGTAGTTAATGAAAGGAAAGATTCAAAAGCTTTATTTATAGAAGGATTAAAGGAATTAAAAATGGATCCAAATCCATCTAAATATACTTTTAATTATTTAGGACAAGATAGTGGTGCTTTTGACAAACAAAGTGCTGAATATTTTCAAAATCAATGGAAAAGTAAGTTAGACGTTAACATTAATATTAAACTACCAGCTAGTTTCTCAGACTACTTAACAAAGAGTCAAGCAGGAGAGTTTGATATATGTATGTCAGGATGGGGTGCAGATTATAATGATCCATCAAGTATGACTGAGGAGTTAAGAAAAGATAATGGAAACAATCATGGTAAATACTTTAATCCTAAATATGAAGAAATATGTAAAAAAGCTAATGTAGAGTTGGATGCCGTAAAGAGACTTGAATTATTTAAAGAAGCAGAAAAAATACTTATAGCTAAAGATGCAGGGGTTGCACCAATTTTCTATAAAGACTTAAGTGGTGCTGAGCAAAAATTTATAAAAGGAGTGCAAAATCCAGCATTTGGAGGAATGTATGAATTTAAATGGGCTAGCATAGAAAAATAG
- the dapB gene encoding 4-hydroxy-tetrahydrodipicolinate reductase, translating into MTKIILSGCLGKMGRMISQNVSDFSNLKIIAGIDKLQDSNCQYPIFDNISQCNLEADVVLDFSRPDTLDSLIEYCKNKNLPLVLCTTGYTENQLIKIDETSTVLPVFHSANMSIGINLINNILKDISAMLYENYDIEIIEKHHNQKVDAPSGTALLLANTIKNAIPSETVFNKGRDGIGKREKNEIGIHAIRGGSIVGEHEILFAGAGETIELKHTASSRDVFAIGALKACEYMDGKSAGLYSMDDVIKSK; encoded by the coding sequence ATGACAAAAATCATTTTAAGCGGTTGTTTAGGTAAAATGGGAAGAATGATTTCTCAAAATGTATCTGACTTCTCAAATTTAAAAATTATAGCCGGAATCGATAAATTACAAGATAGTAATTGTCAATATCCTATCTTTGACAATATTTCACAATGCAATTTAGAAGCTGATGTTGTACTAGATTTTTCTAGACCAGATACTTTAGATTCTTTAATAGAATATTGCAAGAATAAAAATCTTCCACTTGTACTATGCACTACCGGTTATACAGAAAATCAATTAATAAAAATTGATGAAACAAGCACAGTCTTACCTGTATTTCATTCAGCAAATATGTCTATCGGAATAAACTTAATAAACAATATTCTTAAAGATATAAGCGCTATGCTTTATGAAAACTACGATATAGAAATTATAGAAAAACATCATAATCAAAAAGTAGATGCCCCTAGTGGAACTGCTCTACTTTTAGCAAACACTATAAAAAACGCAATACCATCTGAAACAGTATTTAATAAAGGAAGAGATGGAATTGGAAAAAGAGAAAAAAATGAAATAGGAATACATGCTATTCGTGGAGGTTCCATTGTTGGAGAACACGAAATCCTCTTTGCAGGAGCTGGAGAAACTATAGAATTAAAGCATACAGCATCTTCAAGAGACGTATTTGCAATAGGAGCTTTAAAAGCCTGTGAATACATGGATGGTAAAAGCGCTGGATTATACTCAATGGATGATGTTATAAAATCAAAATAA
- a CDS encoding ABC transporter ATP-binding protein, whose translation MTKLLDVKNLKVSFHTYAGEVQSVRGVNFSLEKGETLAIVGESGCGKTITSKSIMRLIPMPHGEIKEGSEILFEGKDIVKMSEKELRDVRGGKISMIFQDPMTSLNPTMKVGKQIAESLIIHKGMKKQEAMQEALKMLKLVNMPNVEKRINQYPHEFSGGMRQRVMIAIALACDPKILIADEPTTALDVTIQAQIMELIAELQEKLGTAVILITHDLGVVASVAHRIQVMYAGQVVERGTTDEIFYNPKHPYTWALLQSVPRLDTKNKDKLYSLKGTPPDLVQPPKGCPFASRCEYCMKICKDAMPEITKISDTQEVSCWLQHPMAPEVIPPISVGGGTNE comes from the coding sequence ATGACTAAATTGTTGGATGTAAAAAATTTAAAGGTTTCTTTCCATACTTATGCTGGTGAAGTTCAATCTGTTAGAGGAGTAAACTTTAGTTTAGAAAAAGGAGAAACTTTGGCGATTGTTGGTGAATCAGGATGTGGAAAGACAATAACATCAAAAAGTATAATGAGATTGATTCCAATGCCACATGGAGAAATTAAAGAAGGATCAGAAATATTATTTGAAGGAAAAGATATTGTAAAAATGTCAGAAAAGGAACTAAGAGATGTAAGGGGTGGAAAGATAAGCATGATATTTCAAGATCCTATGACTTCTCTTAATCCAACTATGAAAGTAGGTAAACAAATAGCAGAAAGTTTAATTATTCATAAAGGAATGAAAAAACAAGAAGCTATGCAAGAAGCATTAAAAATGTTAAAGCTTGTAAATATGCCTAATGTAGAGAAAAGAATTAATCAATATCCTCATGAGTTTTCGGGTGGAATGAGACAAAGGGTTATGATTGCTATAGCTCTTGCCTGTGATCCTAAGATATTAATTGCAGACGAACCTACAACTGCGTTAGATGTAACTATACAAGCTCAAATAATGGAGCTTATAGCAGAACTTCAAGAAAAGTTGGGAACAGCAGTTATATTGATAACTCATGATTTAGGGGTTGTTGCAAGTGTTGCTCATAGAATACAGGTTATGTATGCGGGCCAAGTTGTAGAAAGAGGAACTACTGATGAAATATTCTATAATCCAAAACATCCATATACATGGGCGCTATTGCAGTCAGTTCCAAGATTAGATACTAAGAATAAAGATAAATTATATTCTTTAAAAGGAACACCACCAGATTTGGTACAGCCTCCAAAGGGATGTCCTTTTGCTTCTAGATGTGAGTATTGTATGAAAATTTGTAAGGATGCTATGCCAGAGATAACTAAGATCAGTGATACACAGGAGGTTTCATGTTGGTTACAACATCCTATGGCACCAGAGGTAATTCCTCCAATAAGTGTAGGGGGTGGAACTAATGAATAG
- a CDS encoding aspartate-semialdehyde dehydrogenase yields the protein MQYNIAVVGATGMVGNKFIEVLAERNFPIKNLYFFASKKSAGKILKFKDTDIIVEELKEDNIKNKKIDFALFSAGGSVSLEYAPIFAKYNAVVIDNSSAWRMNPEIPLVVPEVNPEDIKLHKGIIANPNCSTIQAVVALKPLYDKYGIKRVVYSTYQAVSGAGVGGFNDLQNGYNGEDPKKFPYPIAGNILPHIDDFLDNGYTKEEMKMINETRKIFHDDNLKITATTARVPVFYGHSESINVELEKPFEIDDIFNLYKNTDGVVLKDDVKNLVYPLPIDVEGHDEVYIGRIRRDFSLDNGLNLWVVADNIRKGAASNAIQIAEKIISMK from the coding sequence ATGCAATACAACATTGCCGTAGTAGGGGCTACCGGTATGGTAGGGAACAAATTTATCGAAGTTTTAGCTGAAAGGAATTTTCCAATAAAAAATCTTTATTTTTTTGCTTCTAAAAAATCTGCTGGAAAAATTCTTAAATTTAAGGATACAGATATTATAGTTGAAGAACTTAAAGAAGATAATATAAAGAATAAAAAAATAGATTTTGCTTTATTTTCAGCTGGTGGATCTGTAAGTCTTGAATATGCTCCAATCTTTGCAAAATATAATGCAGTAGTTATTGATAATAGTAGTGCTTGGAGAATGAATCCTGAAATACCTTTAGTTGTACCTGAAGTTAATCCTGAAGATATAAAATTACACAAAGGTATAATTGCGAATCCAAACTGCTCTACAATTCAAGCTGTAGTAGCTTTAAAACCTCTTTATGATAAGTATGGAATAAAAAGAGTTGTTTATTCTACTTATCAAGCAGTTTCAGGTGCTGGTGTTGGAGGATTTAACGACTTGCAAAATGGATATAACGGAGAGGATCCAAAAAAATTTCCATATCCTATAGCTGGAAATATTTTGCCTCACATTGATGATTTCTTAGATAATGGTTATACAAAAGAAGAAATGAAAATGATCAATGAAACAAGAAAGATTTTCCACGACGATAATTTAAAAATAACTGCAACAACAGCTAGAGTTCCTGTATTTTATGGACATAGTGAAAGTATAAACGTAGAATTAGAAAAACCTTTCGAAATAGATGACATTTTTAATTTATACAAAAACACCGACGGCGTAGTTTTAAAAGACGATGTTAAAAATCTAGTATACCCTCTTCCAATAGACGTTGAAGGTCATGATGAAGTATATATTGGAAGAATACGTCGTGACTTTAGTTTAGATAACGGATTAAATCTTTGGGTAGTAGCTGATAATATAAGAAAAGGTGCCGCTTCTAATGCTATTCAAATTGCAGAAAAAATAATTTCAATGAAATAA
- the dapA gene encoding 4-hydroxy-tetrahydrodipicolinate synthase has translation MTLFKGSGVALITPFKNSKVDFEKLKEILNWHVESGTDAIIICGTTGEASTMTEEEKKETIKFTVDIINHRIPVIAGTGSNNTSSAINMSKWAENIGVDGVLVITPYYNKTTQKGILEHFKAINDAINVPIILYNVPSRTGLNITPNTLLKLCDLKNVVAIKEASGDFSQLVEMKALCRDKIDFYSGNDDQIIPLLSLGGAGVISVAANIYPTQVHNICDFYMNGKHEQALKLQLDMLNIINALFIETNPIPIKTAMNLMKMNVGNLRLPLCDMEENNLKVLKNALANYKSLIKED, from the coding sequence ATGACTTTATTTAAAGGTTCTGGAGTTGCTCTAATTACTCCTTTTAAAAATAGCAAAGTAGACTTTGAAAAGTTAAAAGAAATTTTAAATTGGCATGTTGAATCTGGTACTGATGCAATCATAATTTGTGGTACCACTGGTGAAGCTTCAACTATGACTGAAGAAGAAAAAAAAGAAACAATAAAGTTTACTGTTGATATTATAAATCACAGAATACCTGTAATTGCAGGTACAGGCAGCAACAATACATCTTCTGCTATAAATATGAGTAAATGGGCAGAAAATATCGGCGTAGATGGAGTACTCGTAATAACTCCATATTATAATAAGACAACTCAAAAGGGAATTTTAGAACATTTTAAAGCTATAAATGACGCTATTAATGTTCCAATTATATTATACAATGTTCCTTCAAGAACTGGTCTTAATATAACTCCAAATACTCTTTTAAAATTATGCGACTTAAAAAATGTTGTAGCCATTAAGGAAGCTAGCGGTGATTTTTCTCAATTAGTTGAAATGAAAGCTTTATGTAGGGATAAAATCGACTTTTATTCAGGAAATGATGATCAAATCATCCCTCTTCTCTCACTTGGAGGAGCTGGTGTAATCTCTGTAGCTGCAAATATATATCCAACTCAAGTTCATAATATATGTGATTTTTACATGAATGGCAAACACGAACAAGCTTTAAAATTACAATTAGATATGTTAAATATAATTAACGCTTTGTTTATAGAAACAAACCCTATTCCAATAAAAACAGCTATGAACTTAATGAAAATGAACGTAGGTAATCTAAGACTTCCATTATGCGATATGGAAGAAAATAATCTAAAAGTATTAAAAAATGCTTTAGCCAACTACAAAAGTTTAATAAAGGAGGACTAG
- a CDS encoding ABC transporter permease translates to MAKYILKRIGYMLITLWVIITATFFLMNSIPGDPVMVKAQKLPPEMQQIMREQYGLDKPLTTRYVIYLKNLTKGQLGDSFITPGYNVQQIIDEKFPNSARLGVQAVCIGLVIGVILGVVAAFRRNTNVDFVVIFLAILGVSIPSFVLAALLQKGFGGGVLPIAGWYDSGDGIDGIKFTILPTLALCFGSLATYARYMRTSVLDVIGKDYIITAKAKGLSQTAIAWKHIIRNAILPIITILGPQLAAIITGSIVIERIFAIPGIGNSMIDAILTNDYNIIMGLTIFYSALYIVSLLIVDIMYSVIDPRIRLTGEKR, encoded by the coding sequence ATGGCTAAATATATATTAAAGAGAATAGGGTATATGTTAATAACTTTGTGGGTCATAATAACAGCTACTTTTTTCTTAATGAATAGTATACCTGGAGATCCGGTTATGGTGAAAGCTCAAAAACTACCTCCGGAAATGCAACAAATTATGAGAGAACAATATGGACTTGATAAGCCACTAACAACTAGATATGTTATATATCTAAAAAATTTAACTAAGGGGCAATTAGGGGATTCTTTTATAACTCCTGGATATAATGTTCAGCAGATTATTGATGAAAAGTTTCCTAATTCTGCGAGACTCGGAGTTCAGGCAGTGTGTATTGGACTTGTTATAGGTGTGATTTTAGGTGTTGTAGCTGCATTTAGAAGGAATACCAATGTTGATTTTGTTGTTATATTTCTTGCAATATTAGGAGTTTCTATACCGAGTTTTGTTCTTGCGGCATTACTTCAGAAAGGTTTTGGAGGTGGGGTGCTTCCTATAGCAGGGTGGTATGATTCTGGTGATGGAATTGATGGAATTAAATTTACTATATTACCAACATTAGCGTTATGCTTTGGTAGTTTAGCAACATATGCTAGATATATGAGAACTTCAGTGTTAGATGTTATAGGAAAAGATTATATAATTACAGCTAAAGCAAAAGGACTTTCTCAAACAGCAATTGCATGGAAACATATAATTAGAAATGCCATATTGCCTATAATAACTATATTGGGGCCACAACTTGCAGCTATAATAACAGGTTCTATAGTAATAGAAAGAATTTTTGCTATTCCTGGAATTGGGAATTCTATGATAGATGCAATACTTACAAATGATTATAATATCATAATGGGGTTAACTATCTTTTATTCAGCTCTATACATTGTATCTCTATTAATAGTAGATATTATGTATTCGGTGATAGATCCAAGAATAAGACTAACAGGCGAAAAAAGATAG
- a CDS encoding peptide ABC transporter substrate-binding protein, which produces MKKRLLSVVLISTLASTLLLSGCGNNKTAQKGGKLNIDLQEIKTLDSGQVQDNVSATPINAAFEGLVRVNNFKVELAMAKECKVSKDKKTYTFTLKDSKWTDGKAVTAKDFEYAWKRLVNPKTKAAYSTFLNGIVKNADKISNGKLHAEKLGVKAKDDKTLVVNLEKPVPYFEEMTSFMTLFPIRKDIVEVQGEKYGSDPSKMVFNGPYIIESWQKGGKTILKKNKTYYSANDVKIDEIVFQDIKEQPTKYQMFKSKQLDCIEAIGEYRNKLKKDSNEGECILKSEKSPRLAFIAFNMNGKNKLLTNAKIRKALSVAIDRETYVNKIYKRGYTAYGLIPDTIKCNGEEFRKEVSEPLKYILKEKINPRELFIEGLKELKMDLDPSKYTFKYMAKNSDAFEKQTGEYFQEQWKNKIGINIILNQPASFADYISKYQSGEFELAMGGWGADYNDPSSMTGIFLKDDGNNASKYYNPAFDNIAMKANNETNAKNRINLYKKAEEIIVCKDSGLAPVYYKDLSFAEQKYVKGIQYPAFGSSHEFRWASIEK; this is translated from the coding sequence ATGAAAAAAAGGTTATTGTCAGTTGTATTAATTTCTACATTGGCATCAACTCTACTATTAAGTGGTTGTGGTAATAATAAGACAGCACAAAAGGGTGGAAAGCTAAATATTGATTTACAAGAAATTAAAACACTAGATTCAGGTCAGGTGCAGGATAATGTATCTGCCACACCGATTAATGCAGCTTTTGAAGGGCTTGTAAGAGTTAATAACTTTAAAGTAGAACTTGCTATGGCAAAAGAATGTAAAGTATCTAAAGACAAAAAAACTTATACATTTACACTAAAAGATTCAAAATGGACAGATGGAAAAGCTGTAACAGCTAAAGATTTTGAATATGCGTGGAAACGTCTAGTAAATCCTAAGACAAAAGCAGCATATTCTACATTTTTAAATGGTATAGTAAAAAATGCTGATAAAATTTCTAATGGAAAACTTCATGCAGAAAAATTAGGGGTTAAAGCTAAGGATGACAAAACACTTGTTGTAAATCTTGAAAAGCCTGTACCCTATTTTGAAGAAATGACTTCATTTATGACATTATTTCCTATAAGAAAGGATATAGTTGAAGTACAAGGGGAGAAGTATGGATCAGATCCAAGTAAAATGGTTTTTAATGGTCCATATATAATTGAAAGTTGGCAAAAAGGTGGTAAGACTATATTAAAGAAAAATAAGACTTATTATAGTGCTAATGATGTAAAGATTGATGAAATTGTATTTCAAGATATAAAAGAGCAACCTACTAAATATCAAATGTTTAAATCTAAACAACTAGATTGTATAGAAGCTATAGGAGAATATAGAAATAAGCTAAAGAAAGATTCTAATGAAGGTGAATGTATTTTAAAATCAGAAAAATCTCCCCGTTTAGCTTTTATAGCATTTAATATGAATGGAAAAAATAAATTGTTAACTAATGCTAAGATAAGGAAAGCTTTATCCGTAGCTATAGATAGAGAAACTTACGTAAATAAGATATATAAAAGAGGATATACAGCATATGGCTTAATTCCTGACACTATAAAATGTAATGGTGAAGAATTTAGAAAAGAAGTTTCTGAACCTTTAAAATATATTTTGAAGGAGAAAATCAATCCTAGAGAGTTGTTTATAGAAGGATTAAAAGAATTAAAAATGGATTTGGATCCATCTAAATATACATTTAAATACATGGCAAAGAATAGTGATGCTTTTGAAAAACAAACAGGAGAGTATTTTCAAGAGCAATGGAAAAATAAAATAGGAATTAATATAATCCTTAATCAACCTGCAAGTTTTGCTGATTATATATCAAAATATCAATCAGGAGAATTTGAACTTGCTATGGGAGGATGGGGGGCTGATTATAATGACCCTTCTAGCATGACTGGAATTTTCTTAAAGGATGATGGAAACAACGCAAGTAAATACTATAATCCTGCATTTGATAACATAGCAATGAAAGCTAACAATGAGACTAATGCTAAAAATAGAATTAATTTATATAAGAAAGCTGAAGAAATAATAGTATGTAAAGATTCAGGACTAGCTCCTGTATACTATAAAGATTTAAGTTTTGCAGAGCAAAAGTACGTTAAGGGAATACAGTATCCTGCTTTTGGATCTTCCCATGAATTTAGATGGGCTAGTATTGAAAAATAA
- a CDS encoding ABC transporter ATP-binding protein: protein MNSDNLNKNNNENLVEVKNLKKYFKVGKNATLKAVDDVSFNIKKGETLGLVGESGCGKTTCGRTVLGLYSATEGEVLFEGLNIHGLKGKEKRNFTKHAQIIFQDPYASLDPRMTVGDIIAEGIDIHGLYTGQARTDKIYNLLDLVGLNKEHASRFPHEFSGGQRQRIGIARALAVEPKFIVCDEPISALDVSIQAQVVNLLIELQRKFDLTYLFIAHDLSMVKHISDRVGVMYLGNMVELADSEKLYSKPLHPYTQALLSAIPFPDPEAEKSRNRIMLEGEVPSPINPKPGCRFAARCKYATDECTNKRPDFIEIETGHFVACHLVKEYK, encoded by the coding sequence ATGAATAGTGATAATTTAAATAAAAATAATAATGAGAATTTAGTAGAAGTTAAGAACTTAAAGAAATATTTTAAAGTAGGTAAAAATGCTACATTAAAAGCAGTAGATGATGTAAGTTTTAATATAAAAAAGGGTGAAACTTTAGGTTTAGTTGGAGAATCAGGATGTGGAAAGACTACTTGTGGTAGAACTGTACTTGGACTTTATTCTGCAACAGAAGGTGAAGTTTTATTTGAAGGTTTGAATATACATGGACTTAAAGGAAAAGAAAAAAGAAATTTTACAAAACATGCTCAAATAATATTTCAAGATCCATATGCTTCATTAGATCCTAGAATGACAGTAGGAGACATAATAGCAGAGGGAATAGATATTCATGGGTTATATACTGGTCAAGCAAGAACGGATAAGATTTATAATTTACTTGATCTTGTAGGATTGAATAAAGAACATGCTTCAAGATTTCCTCACGAATTTTCAGGGGGACAAAGACAAAGAATAGGTATAGCAAGAGCACTTGCTGTTGAACCTAAATTTATAGTTTGTGATGAGCCTATTTCAGCTCTTGACGTTTCTATACAAGCTCAAGTAGTAAACTTACTTATTGAACTTCAAAGAAAATTTGATTTAACGTACCTCTTTATAGCACATGATTTATCTATGGTTAAGCATATTTCAGATAGAGTAGGTGTTATGTATTTAGGAAATATGGTGGAGCTCGCTGATAGTGAAAAATTATATTCAAAACCACTTCATCCATATACTCAAGCTTTACTTTCAGCTATACCATTTCCAGATCCAGAAGCTGAAAAATCAAGAAATAGAATAATGTTAGAAGGTGAAGTGCCTAGTCCAATAAATCCTAAACCGGGATGTAGATTTGCAGCAAGATGTAAATATGCTACAGATGAATGTACAAATAAAAGACCAGATTTTATAGAAATAGAAACAGGACATTTTGTTGCATGTCATTTAGTGAAAGAATATAAATAA
- a CDS encoding ABC transporter permease encodes MMELKKDQFEVIGCNDENSEVILRPNMTYWQDAWRRLKQNKVAMFSMGLLLVIIVMCIIGPHITKHGYSEQIAENINLEPNGEYWFGTDNLGRDIFSRLWLGGRVSIAIGVLGTIIEVIIGCIYGGISGYFGGRVDDIMMRIVEILNSIPYMIVVIILSIYLGAGMASLLIALCITGWTGMARMVRGQVLQLKQSEYVLAAQALGGTSSRIILRHLIPNTIGIIIIYMTFDIPGFIFAEAFLSFIGLGIKPPATSWGAMCAAGQSVMDFYPYQLIFPAVAICLTMLAFNLLGDGLRDALDPKLRQ; translated from the coding sequence ATGATGGAATTAAAAAAAGATCAATTTGAAGTGATAGGCTGTAATGATGAAAATTCAGAAGTTATCTTAAGGCCGAACATGACATATTGGCAAGATGCTTGGAGACGACTAAAACAAAATAAAGTAGCCATGTTTTCTATGGGACTACTTTTAGTAATAATAGTTATGTGTATCATAGGACCGCATATTACTAAACATGGTTATTCAGAACAAATAGCAGAAAATATCAACTTAGAACCTAATGGTGAGTATTGGTTTGGGACAGATAATTTAGGAAGAGATATATTTTCAAGACTTTGGCTAGGTGGAAGAGTATCAATTGCCATTGGTGTATTGGGTACTATAATAGAAGTTATTATAGGTTGTATATATGGTGGAATTAGTGGTTACTTTGGTGGCAGAGTAGATGATATAATGATGAGAATAGTTGAGATATTAAATAGTATTCCTTATATGATAGTTGTTATTATACTTTCTATATATTTGGGTGCTGGCATGGCATCATTGTTAATTGCTCTATGTATAACTGGGTGGACTGGTATGGCTCGTATGGTTAGAGGGCAAGTGCTTCAGTTAAAACAATCAGAATATGTATTAGCAGCTCAAGCATTAGGGGGAACATCTTCAAGAATAATACTAAGACATTTAATTCCTAATACTATAGGAATAATAATTATATATATGACTTTTGATATACCAGGTTTTATATTTGCAGAAGCTTTCTTAAGTTTTATAGGACTTGGAATAAAGCCACCGGCTACAAGTTGGGGTGCAATGTGTGCGGCTGGTCAATCGGTAATGGATTTTTATCCATATCAATTAATATTCCCAGCTGTGGCTATATGTTTAACAATGCTTGCGTTTAATTTATTAGGTGATGGATTAAGAGATGCATTAGATCCAAAACTTCGTCAGTAA